The Podarcis raffonei isolate rPodRaf1 chromosome 2, rPodRaf1.pri, whole genome shotgun sequence genome window below encodes:
- the NAA80 gene encoding N-alpha-acetyltransferase 80, translating to MGSVSEILTAVPLHQRPDLLEACADLINEEWKRSRTSRIHSLQRSSNSFPMCLVLIRTQRSVEDTAEGKTAKSQCQLLGHARLSRVVGQPKSLFVETVVVAKALRGKGYGRKLMEAVEQYAKSRSYRRLHLTTHDKQQFYAHLGYSLSKPVQCAGFASSLVPMEFLESFSPLQQDKELPTGPGKREPSASCSRRCGASLPPLPPSAHLSTFTVCSAASPPPPPPLLPVHSYLPAAATISPPPRLPASVASHSSSSQAMNASVLPSQSATVPLFAANLPPPPPPPLPPPLPMALSAGHPDSCKSASSEPSGDKAQNQLFLETPYRDLKGRPIFWMEKDI from the coding sequence ATGGGGTCTGTTTCAGAGATACTCACAGCGGTGCCCCTTCACCAGAGGCCCGATCTCCTAGAGGCCTGTGCCGACCTCATCAATGAAGAGTGGAAAAGGAGCAGGACCTCCCGCATCCACTCCCTGCAGAGATCCAGCAACAGCTTCCCCATGTGCCTGGTGCTGATTAGGACCCAGAGGTCAGTGGAAGACACCGCGGAAGGGAAGACGGCCAAGAGTCAGTGCCAACTCCTGGGGCATGCCAGGCTGTCCCGTGTGGTTGGCCAGCCCAAGAGCTTGTTTGTGGAGACGGTGGTTGTTGCCAAGGCCCTCCGGGGAAAGGGCTATGGCAggaagctgatggaagctgttgaGCAGTACGCCAAGTCCCGCAGCTATAGGCGCCTGCACCTCACCACCCACGACAAGCAGCAATTCTACGCCCACCTGGGTTACAGCTTGTCCAAGCCAGTTCAGTGTGCGGGATTCGCGAGTTCCCTTGTACCTATGGAGTTTCTGGAGAGCTTCTCTCCCCTTCAGCAGGACAAGGAACTTCCCACAGGGCCTGGGAAGCGTGAGCCAAGTGCATCTTGCAGCAGGAGATGCGGAGCAAGCCTTCCTCCATTGCCACCTTCAGCACACCTTTCCACATTCACGGTTTGCTCAGCGGCTTCTCCTCCCCCACCACCCCCATTGCTTCCTGTTCATTCTTATCTGCCAGCAGCCGCcaccatttctccccctccccgcctgccAGCTTCTGTAGCTTCCCAcagttcctcttcccaggccatgAATGCTTCTGTTCTGCCCTCGCAATCAGCCACCGTGCCTCTTTTTGCTGCAaaccttcctccccctcccccgcctcctcttcctccacctctgCCCATGGCCCTTTCGGCAGGCCATCCCGATTCCTGCAAATCTGCCTCTTCTGAGCCATCGGGGGACAAAGCCCAGAACCAGCTGTTTCTAGAAACGCCATATCGTGACCTGAAAGGGCGGCCCATATTCTGGATGGAGAAGGACATCTGA